In Bacillus sp. Marseille-Q1617, a genomic segment contains:
- a CDS encoding aldehyde dehydrogenase, with translation MTAAIEEASRKSIQNAIERQKHFFKEGGTKPLDMRKQTLEKLAKVIKEHEKEILQALKQDLNKSEMETYVTEIGILLEEIRFTLKHIDEWAAPVKVKTAKTHVGSKAYKVPEPYGAALIIAPWNYPLQLALSPIIGAIAAGNTVIIKPSELTPHTSNLISDMIHSHFDPEYITVIEGGVETTQSLLDQPFDYIFFTGSVPVGKVIMEAAAKQLIPVTLELGGKSPCIVDETANISLAAKRIAFGKVTNAGQTCVAPDYLFVHQNVKEVFVKEFEKAVRDFYGKNPLTNDTYGKIVNERHFNRLTDYLQDGEILTGGRVDHASLKIEPTLMVPKDQSVPVMQDEIFGPIFPVMEYESLDDVIEFINDRPKPLALYLFTSDDNVVDKVNGSISYGGGCVNDTLMHLATPYLPFGGVGESGIGNYHGESSFATFTHYKSILKQTTKFDFSFRYPNAKFGLKILKKLLK, from the coding sequence TTGACTGCAGCCATTGAAGAAGCATCCCGGAAATCCATACAAAACGCAATAGAAAGACAAAAGCATTTTTTTAAAGAAGGCGGGACGAAGCCGCTGGACATGCGGAAACAAACGCTTGAAAAGCTGGCAAAAGTCATCAAAGAACATGAAAAAGAAATCCTGCAAGCATTGAAGCAGGATCTGAATAAATCTGAAATGGAAACCTACGTCACTGAAATCGGGATTCTGCTTGAAGAAATCAGATTTACATTGAAGCATATTGATGAGTGGGCTGCACCGGTGAAGGTGAAAACAGCGAAAACGCATGTTGGGTCGAAAGCCTATAAGGTCCCTGAACCGTATGGGGCGGCACTCATCATCGCACCGTGGAATTACCCTTTACAGCTGGCACTCTCTCCTATCATCGGGGCGATCGCTGCGGGTAATACGGTAATAATCAAGCCGTCAGAACTGACCCCGCATACTTCAAATCTGATCTCGGATATGATCCATTCCCATTTCGACCCTGAATATATCACGGTCATTGAGGGCGGAGTCGAAACGACCCAAAGCTTGCTCGACCAGCCGTTTGATTATATTTTCTTTACGGGAAGTGTACCGGTAGGGAAGGTGATTATGGAAGCGGCAGCAAAACAGCTCATCCCCGTCACATTAGAGCTTGGTGGGAAGAGTCCCTGCATCGTCGACGAAACAGCCAATATATCGCTTGCAGCCAAACGTATCGCCTTCGGTAAAGTGACGAATGCCGGACAAACCTGTGTTGCCCCTGATTATCTTTTCGTTCATCAAAACGTGAAGGAAGTATTCGTTAAAGAATTTGAGAAAGCCGTCCGGGATTTTTACGGGAAAAATCCGCTGACGAATGATACCTACGGAAAAATAGTGAATGAACGCCACTTCAATCGACTGACGGATTATTTGCAGGACGGCGAAATCTTGACAGGCGGCCGGGTGGACCATGCCAGTCTGAAGATCGAACCTACTCTTATGGTACCTAAAGACCAGTCCGTTCCAGTCATGCAGGATGAGATTTTTGGACCGATCTTCCCGGTGATGGAATATGAGAGCCTGGATGATGTGATCGAGTTTATCAATGATCGTCCCAAACCTTTGGCCCTTTATTTGTTTACGAGTGACGATAATGTGGTGGATAAGGTTAACGGTTCCATTTCGTACGGAGGGGGCTGCGTGAACGACACGCTGATGCATCTTGCCACCCCTTATCTGCCGTTCGGGGGAGTAGGGGAGAGCGGAATCGGGAATTATCATGGGGAATCCAGTTTTGCCACATTCACTCATTATAAAAGCATTCTGAAACAGACCACCAAATTTGATTTCAGTTTCCGGTATCCGAATGCGAAATTTGGATTGAAAATACTTAAAAAGTTGTTGAAATGA
- a CDS encoding DUF378 domain-containing protein, with translation MSAIQRIALVLTIIGAINWGLIGFFQFDLVAAIFGGQDSALSRIIYGLVGIAGLINLGLLFKPTEEIEREPHTEPTR, from the coding sequence ATGAGTGCAATTCAACGTATTGCTTTGGTTCTGACGATCATCGGTGCCATTAACTGGGGACTAATCGGATTCTTCCAATTTGACCTGGTAGCGGCCATCTTCGGTGGACAAGATTCTGCTCTATCCCGCATCATTTACGGATTAGTAGGAATCGCCGGTCTCATAAATCTCGGATTATTATTCAAGCCAACAGAAGAGATCGAGAGAGAGCCGCACACAGAACCGACACGCTAA
- a CDS encoding iron-containing alcohol dehydrogenase, translated as MNTFTYYNPTKLIFGKGQVEQLKELVPQYGKKVLLVYGGGSIKRNGLYDEVVSLLNSIDAEVHELPGVDPNPRLSSVREGVKICKENDIDFLLAVGGGSVIDCTKAIAAGAKYDGDAWDLVTKKAVAHEALPFGTVLTLAATGSEMNAGSVITNWETQEKYGWGSPVTFPQFSILDPVNTFTVPKNHTVYGMVDMMSHVFEQYFNDATNTPLQDRMCESTLRTVIEAAPKLINDLENYELRETILYSGTIALNGMLQMGYRGDWASHNIEHAVSAVYDIPHAGGLAILFPNWMKHNLKVNPSRFAQMAERVFDVDPTGKTEEETALEGISKLREFWSSIGAPSSLADYDIDDSKLDLMADKAMANGEFGNFNKLNKEDVLAILRASL; from the coding sequence ATGAATACTTTTACTTATTATAACCCGACAAAGCTGATCTTTGGTAAGGGTCAAGTGGAGCAATTGAAAGAATTGGTGCCTCAATATGGAAAGAAAGTGCTTCTCGTTTATGGCGGAGGAAGCATTAAACGTAACGGCCTATATGATGAAGTGGTATCCCTTTTAAATAGTATCGATGCAGAAGTGCATGAGCTTCCGGGTGTAGATCCGAATCCTCGTCTTTCTTCTGTTAGAGAAGGTGTGAAGATCTGTAAGGAAAACGACATTGACTTCCTCCTTGCAGTCGGCGGTGGAAGTGTCATCGACTGTACAAAAGCGATTGCAGCCGGTGCGAAATATGACGGTGATGCATGGGATCTTGTGACGAAGAAAGCTGTGGCTCATGAAGCCCTTCCATTCGGCACGGTGCTTACACTTGCTGCCACGGGTTCTGAAATGAATGCAGGGTCTGTTATCACAAACTGGGAAACTCAGGAGAAGTACGGATGGGGAAGCCCTGTGACATTCCCGCAATTCTCGATCCTCGATCCGGTGAATACGTTCACGGTACCGAAAAATCACACCGTTTACGGTATGGTTGATATGATGTCCCACGTATTTGAACAGTATTTTAACGATGCAACAAACACGCCTTTACAGGACCGTATGTGTGAGAGCACATTAAGAACGGTCATTGAAGCGGCACCTAAATTGATTAATGATCTGGAGAATTACGAGCTTCGTGAAACGATCTTGTATTCAGGGACAATCGCGTTAAACGGAATGCTCCAAATGGGCTACCGCGGCGATTGGGCGAGTCACAACATTGAACATGCGGTATCAGCTGTGTATGATATCCCTCATGCCGGCGGACTTGCCATCCTCTTCCCGAACTGGATGAAGCACAACTTGAAGGTGAACCCTTCACGTTTCGCACAAATGGCGGAGCGCGTATTCGACGTCGACCCGACCGGGAAAACAGAAGAAGAAACGGCGCTTGAAGGAATTTCAAAGCTTCGTGAATTCTGGAGCTCAATCGGCGCCCCATCAAGCCTTGCCGACTATGACATCGATGACAGCAAACTCGACCTCATGGCCGACAAAGCAATGGCAAACGGAGAATTCGGCAACTTCAACAAACTCAACAAAGAAGATGTTCTTGCTATTCTTAGAGCTTCTTTATAA
- a CDS encoding glucose-6-phosphate isomerase produces MTHIRFDYSKALSFFGEHELTYLSDAVKVAHHSLHEQTGAGSDFLGWVDLPVDYDKEEFSRIQKSAEKIKNDSDILLVIGIGGSYLGARAAIEMLNHSFYNALPKEKRSTPQVLFLGQNISSTYMRDLMDLLEGKDFSINVISKSGTTTEPAIAFRIFRKMLEEKYGVEEARKRIYATTDKAKGALKTLANDEGYETFVVPDDVGGRYSVLTAVGLLPIAVSGVEIDQMMKGAAEAREDFSKSELTENPAYQYAAVRNVLYNKGKTIEMLINYEPGLQYFSEWWKQLFGESEGKDQKGIFPSSANFSTDLHSLGQYVQEGRRDLFETVIKVQEPRHELKIEKADSDLDGLNYLAGETVDFVNNKAFEGTLLAHTDGGVPNLIVEIPAMDAYTFGYLVYFFEKACAMSGYLLGVNPFDQPGVEAYKVNMFALLGKPGFEEKKAELEKRLK; encoded by the coding sequence ATGACACACATTCGTTTTGATTATTCAAAAGCGTTATCGTTTTTTGGAGAACATGAACTTACATACTTAAGTGATGCAGTGAAAGTCGCACATCATTCATTACACGAACAAACAGGTGCAGGAAGTGACTTCTTGGGATGGGTCGATCTTCCTGTCGATTATGATAAAGAAGAATTCTCCCGCATCCAGAAATCAGCTGAAAAAATCAAGAATGATTCTGATATCCTGCTTGTCATCGGGATCGGCGGATCTTACCTTGGAGCCCGTGCGGCAATCGAAATGCTGAATCACAGCTTCTACAATGCTCTTCCAAAAGAGAAGCGTTCGACTCCGCAGGTGCTTTTCCTTGGGCAGAACATCAGCTCGACTTATATGAGAGATTTAATGGATCTGCTTGAAGGGAAAGACTTCTCGATCAACGTGATTTCGAAATCCGGTACGACTACCGAGCCGGCGATCGCTTTCCGTATTTTCCGCAAGATGCTGGAAGAGAAGTATGGTGTCGAAGAAGCACGCAAACGTATCTATGCTACAACGGATAAAGCAAAGGGTGCCTTGAAGACACTTGCTAATGACGAAGGCTACGAAACATTTGTTGTACCTGATGATGTCGGGGGCCGTTACTCTGTTCTGACAGCGGTTGGTCTGCTTCCGATCGCGGTGAGCGGTGTTGAAATCGATCAAATGATGAAAGGTGCTGCAGAAGCACGCGAAGACTTCAGCAAGTCTGAATTGACGGAGAACCCGGCGTATCAATACGCAGCAGTCCGTAATGTCCTTTACAACAAAGGCAAGACAATTGAAATGCTGATAAACTATGAGCCTGGCTTGCAATATTTTTCTGAATGGTGGAAGCAGCTGTTCGGCGAAAGTGAAGGGAAAGACCAGAAAGGGATCTTCCCTTCTTCGGCTAATTTCTCCACAGACCTTCACTCCCTTGGACAATATGTTCAGGAAGGACGCCGTGATCTTTTTGAAACGGTTATCAAAGTACAGGAACCGCGCCACGAGCTGAAAATCGAAAAGGCTGACAGTGACCTTGACGGCTTGAACTATCTTGCAGGGGAAACCGTCGACTTTGTGAACAACAAAGCATTCGAAGGGACACTTCTTGCCCATACAGATGGCGGAGTGCCTAATCTGATTGTTGAAATTCCGGCGATGGATGCTTACACTTTCGGCTATCTGGTATACTTCTTCGAGAAAGCATGTGCGATGAGCGGATACCTGCTCGGCGTCAATCCGTTTGACCAGCCAGGGGTGGAAGCATACAAAGTGAACATGTTCGCCCTTCTTGGGAAACCTGGATTCGAAGAGAAAAAAGCAGAATTGGAAAAACGTTTAAAATAA
- a CDS encoding YugN-like family protein: MIELSSNIEGKHYQLYKLEQLLKPLGYTIGGNWDYDHGYFDYKIDDEVGYQFLRVPFRAVDGQLDSRGATVEFGKPFLLGHKYQRGLDDFASAGDFSGTVNQFSEPEDPDASIPDKYVDIGRELVKELEDVIMTN, encoded by the coding sequence GTGATTGAGCTTTCATCCAATATTGAAGGTAAACATTATCAATTGTATAAGCTCGAACAGCTGCTGAAACCGCTCGGGTATACAATCGGCGGTAACTGGGATTATGACCATGGGTACTTTGATTATAAAATAGACGACGAGGTCGGCTATCAATTCCTGCGTGTTCCTTTCAGGGCAGTTGACGGTCAGCTTGATTCCAGAGGGGCGACGGTAGAATTCGGCAAGCCGTTCCTGCTTGGACACAAGTATCAAAGAGGTCTTGATGACTTTGCATCTGCCGGTGACTTTTCCGGAACGGTCAATCAATTTTCCGAGCCGGAGGATCCTGACGCAAGTATTCCGGATAAATATGTCGACATCGGCCGGGAGCTCGTAAAGGAACTCGAAGATGTCATCATGACGAATTAA
- a CDS encoding TrkA family potassium uptake protein encodes MVQQLFHQFLRWPLLLRIFLIAISLMTLFGILIHFIEPDTFPSYFDGIWWAIITMSTVGYGDLVPASNEGRVFGIILILVGAGFLSTYFITLATNTVMSQNAYMEGKAEFKGKGHVVIIGWNERAREIISQLSSLHFRGEIILIDETLEKNPYRNHHIHFIKGSPFKDKVLKKASMQEASVAIITADQNRNEVEADMHTVLTLLAVKGNHPDVYTVVEILQKDQVINAERAGANEVVQTNMQTSFVMINSIISQGMSKTILKLLNHLKGNHLQLVPITEDCVNETFQSLSQRLLDRNIILLGIKKGDETSVNPPLTTVVEASDELLVITN; translated from the coding sequence ATGGTTCAGCAGCTATTTCATCAATTCTTGCGCTGGCCTTTATTATTGCGGATTTTCCTGATAGCCATAAGTCTGATGACGTTATTTGGCATCCTTATACATTTTATCGAGCCTGACACGTTTCCGTCCTATTTTGATGGAATCTGGTGGGCCATCATCACGATGTCGACAGTAGGCTACGGTGACCTGGTACCCGCTTCAAACGAAGGCAGGGTTTTCGGTATCATCCTTATCTTGGTCGGTGCTGGTTTTCTATCTACATACTTCATTACATTAGCGACTAATACAGTGATGTCACAAAATGCATATATGGAAGGGAAAGCTGAATTCAAAGGAAAGGGACACGTGGTGATCATAGGCTGGAACGAGCGTGCCAGGGAGATTATCAGTCAATTGAGCTCCCTTCATTTCCGCGGGGAGATCATTCTGATTGACGAAACGCTAGAAAAGAATCCATACCGGAATCACCATATCCATTTTATCAAGGGGTCCCCATTTAAGGATAAGGTTCTGAAAAAAGCAAGTATGCAGGAAGCTTCGGTCGCCATCATCACCGCGGATCAGAACCGAAACGAAGTGGAAGCCGATATGCATACGGTCCTGACGCTGCTTGCGGTAAAAGGCAATCACCCCGATGTGTATACTGTCGTGGAAATCCTTCAGAAAGACCAGGTCATTAATGCTGAGCGTGCGGGGGCAAATGAAGTGGTTCAAACCAACATGCAGACAAGCTTTGTCATGATCAACAGCATCATTTCACAGGGGATGTCAAAAACCATCCTGAAACTGCTGAATCACCTTAAAGGAAATCACCTTCAGCTTGTACCGATCACAGAAGACTGTGTAAATGAAACCTTTCAAAGTTTAAGCCAGAGGCTTCTGGATAGAAATATCATTCTGCTCGGAATCAAAAAGGGGGATGAAACCTCTGTGAACCCCCCGTTGACGACCGTGGTCGAAGCTTCGGATGAATTGCTTGTCATCACAAATTAA
- a CDS encoding GNAT family N-acetyltransferase, giving the protein MTTTTYPIFETDRLILRQITNEDVNFLFEHYTSREVLQYFGMSPISSKEVAEKMVENFEKQFEVGGPMRWAIVDKSTDEMMGTCGFHGIAKSYKRCEIGYDLHPDYWGNGIMGEALKPLITYLFIEREMNRIGAVIVPNNQASSRVVEKLGFRREGLLREYILQEDTMYDAYMYSMLKKEWLD; this is encoded by the coding sequence ATGACAACCACAACTTATCCAATCTTTGAAACGGATCGCCTGATTTTAAGGCAGATTACAAATGAGGACGTCAATTTTTTATTTGAACATTATACTTCCAGGGAAGTCCTGCAGTATTTCGGAATGAGCCCCATCTCTTCTAAAGAAGTGGCAGAGAAAATGGTAGAGAACTTTGAAAAGCAGTTCGAAGTTGGAGGCCCGATGCGCTGGGCGATCGTGGATAAAAGCACGGATGAGATGATGGGGACTTGCGGGTTCCACGGGATAGCAAAGTCCTATAAACGCTGTGAAATCGGATACGACCTTCATCCTGATTATTGGGGGAACGGTATTATGGGGGAAGCGTTAAAACCGCTTATTACGTATCTTTTTATAGAAAGAGAAATGAACCGTATCGGAGCGGTCATTGTCCCAAATAACCAGGCTTCTTCCAGAGTTGTGGAGAAACTCGGTTTCCGCCGGGAAGGGCTGCTGCGGGAATATATCCTGCAGGAAGACACCATGTATGATGCTTATATGTATAGTATGTTAAAGAAAGAATGGCTGGATTAG
- a CDS encoding sigma-70 family RNA polymerase sigma factor: MHKNQREAFPDSSRDLILEKAMSEYGNDIYYIVYSYVKDHSLAEDLTQEVFVKVYRKMDTFREESSLKTWIVRMAINHCKDYLRRWDTRMISFTNTINDMVKGKFGTPEQSLIQEETNSELIEKLLSLPVKYREIIFLFYFEEMKLAEIAQCMDLNINTVKTRLAKGRKLLGAAYQSSEVYNNG, from the coding sequence TTGCATAAAAATCAAAGAGAAGCCTTTCCTGACTCATCAAGGGACCTCATCCTGGAAAAAGCGATGAGTGAATATGGCAACGACATTTATTACATAGTGTATTCGTACGTGAAGGACCACAGCCTCGCTGAAGACCTGACGCAGGAAGTGTTTGTGAAGGTCTACAGGAAGATGGATACCTTTCGCGAGGAATCATCGTTAAAGACATGGATCGTCCGCATGGCGATCAATCACTGTAAGGACTATTTAAGGCGATGGGATACGAGGATGATTTCTTTCACAAATACCATCAATGATATGGTGAAGGGAAAGTTCGGCACGCCTGAGCAAAGTCTCATTCAAGAAGAAACCAACAGTGAACTAATAGAGAAATTATTATCGCTGCCAGTGAAATATCGTGAAATCATTTTTTTATTCTATTTTGAGGAAATGAAGCTGGCCGAGATTGCTCAGTGTATGGATCTGAACATCAACACAGTCAAAACACGTTTAGCAAAGGGAAGAAAGTTGTTGGGGGCAGCATACCAAAGCAGTGAGGTGTATAACAATGGATAA
- a CDS encoding deoxyribodipyrimidine photo-lyase has protein sequence MSKPIIVLIRKDLRLHDHPALYHASREAQVIPLYVHDESLSGSGEAKKWWLHRNLEHFQESLEAIGGCLLFDRGELKKVLPKWIKKTGASAVYWNRVYEPGTFESDKKLADELSEEGITVKTYEGTLLMPPWKITKSDGSPYKVYTSYYKTLRKEEIPKPVPKVKSLSAPDIDDKGLSLNDLHLFPKIAWYKIMDNIWNPGEKAAIKRLKRFSKEVQDYDEGRDYPAAGIHSTLSPYLAVGAVSVRSVFHHFTERIETQTEPFIKQLIWRDFSYSVLLHFPQSPKEPLHEKFKAFEWEADDSHWQSWIKGKTGYPIVDAGMRELWATGFMHNRIRMITASFLTKHLLIPWQKGAEWFLDTLIDADTANNSMGWQWVAGSGFDSSPYFRIFNPTLQSKKFDGDGKYIRMWVPELKDMPSKYIHSPSSAPDDVLEEAGVKLGVDYPNPIVDHKAARKRALERFEQIK, from the coding sequence ATGAGTAAACCTATCATCGTCCTGATCAGGAAGGATCTTCGTCTGCATGACCATCCCGCGCTTTATCATGCTTCAAGGGAGGCGCAGGTCATTCCGCTCTACGTACATGATGAAAGCCTGTCAGGGTCTGGTGAAGCAAAGAAATGGTGGCTTCACAGGAATCTGGAGCATTTCCAGGAATCACTTGAAGCGATCGGCGGTTGCCTGCTGTTTGATAGAGGCGAACTGAAAAAGGTGCTCCCAAAGTGGATTAAAAAAACAGGGGCAAGTGCCGTTTACTGGAACCGGGTATACGAACCCGGGACATTTGAAAGTGATAAGAAGCTTGCCGATGAGCTGTCTGAGGAAGGAATAACAGTGAAGACTTATGAAGGTACCCTTTTGATGCCCCCGTGGAAAATTACGAAAAGTGACGGGTCGCCTTATAAAGTGTACACGTCATACTATAAGACTCTCAGAAAAGAAGAGATCCCGAAGCCTGTTCCGAAAGTGAAATCATTGTCTGCCCCTGATATTGATGATAAAGGACTATCACTTAATGACTTACACCTGTTTCCGAAAATCGCCTGGTATAAAATCATGGACAACATCTGGAATCCAGGTGAAAAGGCAGCGATCAAACGATTGAAGCGGTTCAGTAAAGAAGTCCAGGATTATGATGAGGGAAGGGATTATCCCGCGGCAGGTATCCATTCCACACTCTCCCCTTACTTGGCAGTCGGCGCTGTTTCAGTAAGAAGTGTGTTCCACCATTTCACTGAACGAATTGAAACACAAACCGAGCCGTTCATCAAACAGCTGATATGGAGGGACTTCTCCTATTCCGTCCTCCTTCACTTCCCACAGTCGCCGAAAGAGCCGCTTCATGAGAAGTTCAAAGCATTCGAGTGGGAAGCCGATGATTCACATTGGCAAAGCTGGATCAAAGGAAAAACCGGTTATCCGATTGTCGATGCCGGCATGAGGGAATTATGGGCGACCGGTTTCATGCACAACCGTATCCGGATGATCACGGCCTCCTTTTTAACCAAACATCTATTGATTCCATGGCAAAAGGGAGCAGAGTGGTTCCTTGATACGTTGATTGATGCCGATACCGCCAATAACTCGATGGGCTGGCAATGGGTAGCCGGCAGCGGCTTCGATTCGTCCCCTTACTTCCGCATCTTCAACCCGACCCTTCAGAGCAAGAAGTTTGATGGTGACGGGAAGTACATCCGGATGTGGGTACCTGAACTTAAAGATATGCCGTCCAAGTACATCCATTCCCCTTCCTCAGCACCTGATGATGTTTTGGAAGAAGCGGGAGTGAAACTTGGTGTGGACTATCCGAACCCGATCGTCGATCATAAAGCTGCCAGGAAGAGGGCGCTTGAACGGTTTGAACAAATAAAATAA
- a CDS encoding serine hydrolase domain-containing protein: MKKKPVSIALTALMCTSLFSPAVLAQGGENDRAVPQAENVRAHPAFTWGNPAPSSPVLHPGSARGAGMIQSTLDRIDPLMEEKIAEGVMPGAVALVARSGHIVKHDAYGEAYRYTDGDFTETDSPISMEKDTIFDLASISKIFTTTAAMILYEDGAFGLDDPVADYIPEFAANGKEDVTIRQLMTHTSGFTAWIPLYSKGKDREDRMQIVFNHPLANEPGTAYTYSDLNMITLGAIIERLSGQRLDEFVEENITQPLGMKDTMYNPPASLKERIAATEYQPAIGRGLVWGEVHDENAWSLDGVAGHAGVFSTAEDLAKFAHMFVKEGRYGSKQILKPETIKLLSENQIPEFPGDDHGLGWELNQGWFMDGLSDENSLGHTGYTGTSIVVNQDNDTIAILLTNRVHPSRSTVSTNTARRPFARLVADSIPVEMPKKEDAWFSGYGDQLNRSLTAEVNVGEDASLFFDTWYRIEKDSDFGHVETSTDGETWTAAGTSFTGNSEDWSEEEVLIPAGTKFIRFTYETDSYANYRGWYVKDIELKLSNGEKLSPVFTGWEKRSY; encoded by the coding sequence ATGAAAAAGAAACCAGTTTCAATTGCTTTAACCGCTTTAATGTGTACCTCGTTATTTAGTCCCGCAGTGCTTGCTCAAGGTGGGGAAAATGACAGGGCAGTACCCCAAGCAGAAAATGTCCGGGCACATCCTGCATTCACATGGGGGAATCCGGCACCTTCATCGCCTGTCCTCCACCCGGGTTCAGCTCGTGGAGCAGGCATGATTCAATCGACTTTAGACAGAATAGATCCTTTGATGGAAGAGAAGATTGCTGAAGGTGTCATGCCGGGGGCCGTGGCTCTTGTCGCCAGAAGCGGGCATATCGTAAAGCATGATGCTTACGGGGAGGCTTACCGCTACACGGATGGTGATTTCACTGAAACAGATTCTCCGATCTCGATGGAGAAGGATACGATTTTCGACCTCGCATCCATCAGTAAAATCTTCACCACGACGGCAGCGATGATCCTTTACGAGGATGGAGCTTTCGGGCTGGATGATCCGGTTGCGGACTATATACCGGAATTTGCGGCAAATGGGAAAGAAGACGTCACGATCAGGCAGTTGATGACACACACATCTGGGTTCACGGCATGGATTCCTCTTTATAGTAAGGGGAAAGATAGGGAAGACAGGATGCAGATTGTATTCAATCATCCGCTTGCGAACGAACCCGGCACCGCCTATACATACAGTGATTTAAACATGATTACATTAGGTGCCATCATCGAACGATTATCCGGGCAGCGTCTAGATGAATTTGTGGAAGAAAATATAACTCAGCCCCTGGGAATGAAGGATACGATGTATAACCCTCCAGCTTCGCTGAAAGAAAGAATCGCTGCAACTGAATATCAGCCGGCGATCGGAAGAGGGCTTGTATGGGGGGAAGTACATGATGAAAATGCCTGGTCGCTGGACGGTGTTGCAGGGCATGCAGGGGTATTCTCCACAGCGGAAGACCTGGCGAAATTTGCTCACATGTTTGTAAAAGAAGGGCGCTATGGAAGTAAGCAGATCCTGAAGCCTGAAACGATCAAACTGCTTTCTGAAAATCAAATCCCCGAATTTCCGGGTGATGACCACGGGCTAGGCTGGGAATTGAACCAGGGCTGGTTCATGGATGGGTTATCAGATGAGAACTCTCTTGGTCATACAGGCTATACAGGAACATCAATCGTTGTCAACCAGGATAATGACACGATTGCCATCCTGCTGACAAACCGTGTCCATCCATCACGAAGCACGGTATCGACCAATACGGCCAGACGTCCCTTTGCGCGATTAGTCGCAGACTCGATTCCTGTGGAAATGCCTAAAAAAGAGGATGCTTGGTTTTCTGGATATGGTGATCAATTGAACCGCAGTTTGACAGCAGAAGTGAATGTTGGGGAGGATGCTTCTTTATTCTTTGATACCTGGTATCGGATCGAGAAAGATTCCGACTTCGGTCATGTCGAAACATCGACTGATGGAGAAACGTGGACGGCTGCCGGAACTTCTTTTACTGGAAACAGTGAAGACTGGTCAGAAGAAGAAGTCTTGATACCTGCGGGCACAAAATTCATTCGTTTTACTTACGAAACAGATTCGTATGCCAATTATAGAGGCTGGTATGTGAAAGATATCGAGCTGAAGCTTTCAAATGGTGAAAAGCTTTCCCCTGTTTTCACAGGTTGGGAGAAACGAAGTTATTAA